The genomic region AAAACTTTGCATTGGAGCTGTTATCAATTCTATTGTCGTCAAATTTAATTGCCAATGTATAAGAATTGGAAATTCCAGGGACTTCTTCAATAAAATCAAGCTCAAGAACTTTTGAAAAAAGCTCTGGCTTAAGAATATAATGAACAAGGCTGTCTTTATCTGAAGTATATTCTATTTGAGAAATATTTAAATCAGTGGCCCTTAAATTAGGATTGTAAAGATCGTCTTTTTTTTCTTTATCAAGGGGTAAACTGAATTCATTTGAAATTATCCTTGAATTATCCTTTAAATAGACAATAAAATTTTTTGAGTAAGAAACTTCAAATGAGAAAAAAAAGAAAATTGCAAAAAAAAGAAGGTTTTTTTTCATTCTGCCCCCGGATTTTAAAACTGCTTTTTTAGCAGTAAAAGAATTGACTTTCCCAAAAATTAAAACATTTTTTTAAATTTTGATTTAATATCAATTCGGCATTTCTAAAAAAAACTTAATTAAGTGCCGGACAAAAACCCTGTTTTGTCTCATCCGGCATCAGATTAAAAAACTAAAAGCTTAAAACATTTCTTCTGTTAAACTTATATATCAACAGCTAAAAAACAATTATTGTTTTCAACAAATTATCAAAGATATGTTTTTACATATTTATCAACTAAAGCTTCAGCTGTGCCTGTATATGTTTCAGGTGTTAATTTTTTAAGTCTTTCTTTTTCATTTTCAGGGAGATTTTCAAGGGAGTCGATAAACAAATCAAGTTCATCTCTTGTTATTCTATGTCCTCTTGTGAGTTTTTTCATTTTTTCATAGGGGTCTTCTTCTCCAAAAGCACGCATTATTGTTTGCACAGGTTCTGCAAGAAGCTCGAGATTTTCTTCAAGATCTTTTTTTAAGATTTCTTTATTAAGCTCAATTTTTGAAAGTCCCTTGATAATTGAGTTGCCTCCAATAAACAAATATCCAAAAACAGCACCCAAATTTCTTAAAACCGTTGAATCTGACAAATCTCTTTGAAATCTTGAAACAAGAAGCTTTGAACCTAGATGTTCTCCAATTGAAGAACAAAGCCCAAAATTTCCTTCACTATTTTCAAAATCTATTGGATTTACCTTATGGGGCATGGTTGAAGAACCCACTTCGCCATCTTTTATTTTCTGCTTAAAATATCCAAGGGAAATATATCCCCACATATCCCTTGCCAAATCTATGGAAATTGAACAAAGCCTTGAAATAGAATGAAGATTTTTTGAAATATAAGAATATGGGTTGATCTGGGTTGTATAAAAAAGAGGTTCAACCCCAAGATATTTATTTATAAATTTTTCAGAGGCTTCAATCCAGTCAATATTTGGAAAAGCAGAAATATGAGCATTGAAATTACCTGTTGCCCCATTCATTTTTCCCTGGATTGGAAGATTTTTCAAAACATTAAGCTCATCTCTTATTCTCCAGGCAAAATTTATAAGTTCTTTTCCCATGGTAGTTGGGGTGGCAGGCTGTCCATGGGTTCTTGACATCATTGGTTCTGCTTTGAATTTAACACCTAAACTTTCAATCAGTTCTAAAACTTCACCAAAAAGTTCAACAGCTTTTTCCCTGCCTCTTTTTATCATGAGACAATAGGAAGTATTATTTATATCTTCAGAAGTGCATGCAAAGTGAATCCACTCTTTTAAGCTGGAAAGATTTTTTGTGCCTTGATCAAATTTTTCTTTTAAAAAATACTCGCAGGCCTTTACATCGTGGTTGGTAACTTTTTCAATATCTTTAATTTTATTTGCGTCTTTTTCATCAAAATTTTTAACTATATCATAAAGGTAAGTTTTTTCTTCTTGAGAAATTTCACCAAACTTTAATTCTTCCATTAAAAAAACAAACCAATTAATTTCAATTTCAACCCTGTGTTTTATAAGACCGAACTCAGAAAAAATTTCCGCCAATGGTGAAGTATATCTTTTATATCTTCCGTCAAGAACCGAAATAGACAAAACCTGGCTCATTAAACTACTCCCTTTTTAAATTTCATAATTTTAAAATATTATATAATCTTCCAAATCTTCCTGAAAAACATCTTTTCCTGAAACAGCCTTTCCCTTAGCTGAAATCCCAAGCTTATGCACAAGGTTTTTATCCCCTGAAATAAGATAATGCCAGTCAGGCAATTTTTTATTAAGAAAAAGAATTCTATATGAACAATTTATGGGAAGATGTTTAATATATTTTTCAAGATAATCAATACTTAACTTTACACAATCATTTTTGCACTCAAATCTTTTCTCATAAATATTGCAGTTAAAATCATCAAGATTAAGATAAACACAGGATACGCAGGTAAAAAAAAGCTCTTCTGTTTCACTGTCTATAAGTTTTTCCATACAGCAAAGTCCACACCTTGAACATATAAGCTCCCACTCTTCCCCGGTAAACTCAGCCATTGTTTTAAATTTAAAAAAATCTTTAACCATTAAAATATACCATAATATTTTATACAAACTAAAAGGCGTGAATTTAAACCCAGATAAGGTCTTGTTTTAATATTCACAGCCCTAATTTTTATTGACTGTAAAAAAAAAGCATCTTCAACTGTTAAGAAGAAGATGCTTTAGGTTTTCAAAATATAAAAAGAATTTAAACTTTTGTTACATTATCAGCAGCAGGTCCTTTTGGCCCTTCTTTGATATCAAAGGTGACATTATCACCTTCGTTCAACGATTTAAAACCATCTGTATTGATTGCTGAAAAATGAACAAAAATATCTGTGCCATTTTCCTGTTCAATAAAACCAAAGCCTTTTTTGTCGCTGAACCATTTAACTACTCCGTTTGCCATCTAAACTAACCCTTTCTTAAATTTAATAATATAAAAGTTTCCATTTAACAATTTTTCCTTATTATAACTGGAATAATTGACAATGAAACCAGACTGCCTTAAAGCAGTGCTAAAATATTAATTTCTTTTTTATCCAAGGTCAAGATTAAATATTTGTTTAGTTTCCATTGTTTATCATTATGAATGGTTTTATCTTGAATCAAATCCAGGGGAAAAGGCATGATTACAGTGTGTGCAGCAATTATTTTCAATGAAAAAAAAGACAGGATTCTAATTGGGAAAAGAAAAAAAGGGGATTTTAAAGGTTTTTGGGAGTTTCCCGGAGGAAAGCTTGAAAACAATGAAACTCCAGAAGAATGCATTCTAAGGGAAATTGAAGAAGAGCTTTGCGTTCAAGCTGAAATCATTTCTTTTTTTCATGAATTGATTCATGAATACCCCACTAAAACAATAAAACTTATTTTTTTCAAAGTCAGACTGATTGACAAGAAAGTCTGCAACAAAGACCATGAAATTGTTTTATGGGTAAAGCCTTCTTTACTAAAAAAATACACATTTCCAGGAGCAGACTTAAAAATTGTTGAAATGTTAGCTTCCCAAACAAAATAAAAAAGGCAGCCTTTATAAAAAGACTGCCCTGATTATAATTCTTATTTTAAACTAAACTGCACAGCTTCCGCCGGAACTGCAACTGCCGCATCCGCTAGGTCCAAAATTAACATTTGAATCAACTTTAAACCCTGTTGCCGTATAATCAATTTTAACAGGTGTAGCCTGCTTTAAAAATTCTTTTTCAGCTACAAATTTAAAACCATCTACTTCAAATACTTCGTCTGTATCTTTTTGCTCATCCAGAGCAAGGGCCATTGATGGGCCTGCTCAGCCGCCGCTGGCAACAAAAACTCTTATAGGCATAATTTCTTTGCCTTCAAAAAAACCTTTTATTTCCTCAATTGCACTTTTAGTCACTTCAATCATTGTTTTGCCTCCGTTAAAAATTTTGTGCTGTTTCTAGCATAACTATTTTAATAGTTCAATAGATTATCCCAATAATTTTATTGAGTTGTATTTATAAAGACTATAATTTCACAAAAAAGTTACAATTTAATTTATCAATTTGCCTTAAATACAATTTCATTGTTTTCCATTTTTGCCTCAACTTTGCTTCCATCTATAATTTCGCCTTTTAAAATTGAAAGGGATAATTTGTTTTCTATAAGATTTTGCAAAGCTCTTTTAAGAGGTCTGGCCCCAAAATCAGGCGAATATCCAACTTCAGAAATATGATTTAAAACATCATCATTAACTTCAAGTAAAATATTTTTTGTTTCTAGCCTTTTTTTAAGATGAATAAGCTGGATTTTTACAATTTCTTTTATCTGCTCTTTATTTAGATTGTGAAAAACAATTGTTTCATCAATTCTATTAAGAAATTCCGGCTTAAACGAGCCCCTGAGTATTTCCCCTACTTTTTCAGTCATTTCATTATGATCTTTATTTGCATATTCAAGAACAAAATGACTTCCAATATTTGAGGTCATAATTATTATTGTGTTTTTAAAATCAACTGTTTTTCCATGTCCGTCTGTAAGTCTTCCATCATCAAGAATCTGGAGCAAAATATTAAATACATCGGGATGAGCTTTTTCAATTTCATCAAACAAGATAACTGAATAAGGACGTCTTCTTACTGATTCTGTAAGATATCCGCCTTCTTCATAACCTACATATCCAGGAGGAGCACCAATCAACCTTGAAACAGCATGCTTTTCCATATATTCTGTCATATCAACCCGAATTACAGCATTTTCTGTATCAAACAAAAATTCTGCCAAAGCCTTGGCAAGCTCTGTTTTACCCACCCCTGTTGGGCCAAGGAAAATAAAAGATCCAATTGGTTTATCAGGATCTGAGATTCCAGATCTTGCCCTTCTTACTGCGTCTGAAACTGCCTTTACAGCCTGGTTTTGCCCTATAAGTCTTTTGCCTATTCGATCTTCCATGGAAACAAGTTTTTCCATATCACTTTCAAGCATTTTGCTCACAGGAATTCCTGTCCACCCAGACACAACCTGGGCAATATCTTCAGAATCAACTTCTTCCCTTATAATTGAATTTTTTGCCTTGGAAGATTCTTCCAAAGCTTTTTCAAGCTCCATCTTAAGCTGATTAATTCTTCCATATTTTATTTCAGCAACTTTTTCATAATTGCCTTCTCTTTCAAATTTTAAGGCCTCAATTCCAAGTTGTTCAAGCTCTTCTTTAATAGCTCTGACCTTACCAATTTTATCTTTTTCAGCTTCCCATTTACCTTTTTTTTCAAGGAGCTCTTCTTTTAAAGAAGAAAATTCTGAATTAATTTTTTCAAGGCGTTTTTTTGAACCTTCATCACTTTCTTTTTTTAAAGCTTCCCTTTCAATTTCAAGCTGGGTTGCCTTTCTTTGGATTTCATCAATTTCAGCAGGCATGGAATCTATTTCTATTCTTATTTTAGAAGCTGCCTCATCAATTAAATCTATTGCTTTATCCGGAAGAAACCTGTCTGCAATATATCTGTTTGAAAGGGTTGCAGCAGAAACTATGGCTGAATCTTTTATTCTTACTCCATGGTGAACTTCATATTTTTCTTTTAGCCCTCTTAAAATTGAAATTGTATCTTCCACATCAGGTTCTTTGATTATAAGTGGCTGAAATCTTCTTTCCAAAGCTGAATCTTTTTCAATATATTTTTTATATTCATTAAGGGTTGTGGCACCAATACATTTTAAATCCCCCCTGGCCAGAGAAGGTTTGAGCATATTTGAGGCATCCATTGAACCTTCTGCTGCACCTGCTCCAACAAGAGTGTGAAGCTCATCTATAAAAAGGATGATTTCACCGTCTGATTTTTCAATCTCCTTTAAAAAAGACTTAAGCCTGTCTTCAAATTCTCCCCTATATTTTGCTCCGGCAACAAGAGCCCCAAGATCTAGAGAAATAATTTTCTTATTTTTTAAGGTTTCAGCCACATCACCTTCAATTATTCTCCTTGCAAGTCCTTCTGCAATTGCAGTTTTACCAACACCTGGCTCTCCTATGAGAACAGGATTGTTTTTGGTTCTTCTTGATAAAATCTGAACAACCCGCCTTATTTCCTCGTCTCTGCCTATAACAGGATCAAGCTTTCCTCTTTTTGCAAGCTCTGTAAGATCTTTTCCATATTTTTCCAAAGCCTGATATTTTTCTTCAGGATTTTGATCTCTAATCACTTCGTTTCCCCTTATTTCCATTAAAACATTTAAAATTATATCTTTTGTAATATTATTTGTTTTAAAAAGATCTTTTATCTTTTCCTCTGAATTATCAATCAGGGATAAAAGAAGATGTTCAACACTTACATATTGGTCCTTCATATTTTCAGCTATTAAAAACGAAGCATCAAGAACCTTAAATGCATTTCTAGAAATAGAAATCTGAGTGTTTCCACCAGAAACAGAAGGAATTTGACCCAAAAGAGAATCGACTTTATTTATAAAAGCCTCTCTTATAACCCCTGCTTTTTCT from Desulforegulaceae bacterium harbors:
- the purB gene encoding adenylosuccinate lyase, yielding MSQVLSISVLDGRYKRYTSPLAEIFSEFGLIKHRVEIEINWFVFLMEELKFGEISQEEKTYLYDIVKNFDEKDANKIKDIEKVTNHDVKACEYFLKEKFDQGTKNLSSLKEWIHFACTSEDINNTSYCLMIKRGREKAVELFGEVLELIESLGVKFKAEPMMSRTHGQPATPTTMGKELINFAWRIRDELNVLKNLPIQGKMNGATGNFNAHISAFPNIDWIEASEKFINKYLGVEPLFYTTQINPYSYISKNLHSISRLCSISIDLARDMWGYISLGYFKQKIKDGEVGSSTMPHKVNPIDFENSEGNFGLCSSIGEHLGSKLLVSRFQRDLSDSTVLRNLGAVFGYLFIGGNSIIKGLSKIELNKEILKKDLEENLELLAEPVQTIMRAFGEEDPYEKMKKLTRGHRITRDELDLFIDSLENLPENEKERLKKLTPETYTGTAEALVDKYVKTYL
- a CDS encoding YcgN family cysteine cluster protein, whose product is MVKDFFKFKTMAEFTGEEWELICSRCGLCCMEKLIDSETEELFFTCVSCVYLNLDDFNCNIYEKRFECKNDCVKLSIDYLEKYIKHLPINCSYRILFLNKKLPDWHYLISGDKNLVHKLGISAKGKAVSGKDVFQEDLEDYIIF
- a CDS encoding cold shock domain-containing protein gives rise to the protein MANGVVKWFSDKKGFGFIEQENGTDIFVHFSAINTDGFKSLNEGDNVTFDIKEGPKGPAADNVTKV
- a CDS encoding (deoxy)nucleoside triphosphate pyrophosphohydrolase, whose protein sequence is MITVCAAIIFNEKKDRILIGKRKKGDFKGFWEFPGGKLENNETPEECILREIEEELCVQAEIISFFHELIHEYPTKTIKLIFFKVRLIDKKVCNKDHEIVLWVKPSLLKKYTFPGADLKIVEMLASQTK
- a CDS encoding IscA/HesB family protein translates to MIEVTKSAIEEIKGFFEGKEIMPIRVFVASGGUAGPSMALALDEQKDTDEVFEVDGFKFVAEKEFLKQATPVKIDYTATGFKVDSNVNFGPSGCGSCSSGGSCAV
- the clpB gene encoding ATP-dependent chaperone ClpB, with product MNFDKFTIKSQEIIGNSQSLALRKGHQSIENIHFLSSMIEDKDGIASLVLEKAGVIREAFINKVDSLLGQIPSVSGGNTQISISRNAFKVLDASFLIAENMKDQYVSVEHLLLSLIDNSEEKIKDLFKTNNITKDIILNVLMEIRGNEVIRDQNPEEKYQALEKYGKDLTELAKRGKLDPVIGRDEEIRRVVQILSRRTKNNPVLIGEPGVGKTAIAEGLARRIIEGDVAETLKNKKIISLDLGALVAGAKYRGEFEDRLKSFLKEIEKSDGEIILFIDELHTLVGAGAAEGSMDASNMLKPSLARGDLKCIGATTLNEYKKYIEKDSALERRFQPLIIKEPDVEDTISILRGLKEKYEVHHGVRIKDSAIVSAATLSNRYIADRFLPDKAIDLIDEAASKIRIEIDSMPAEIDEIQRKATQLEIEREALKKESDEGSKKRLEKINSEFSSLKEELLEKKGKWEAEKDKIGKVRAIKEELEQLGIEALKFEREGNYEKVAEIKYGRINQLKMELEKALEESSKAKNSIIREEVDSEDIAQVVSGWTGIPVSKMLESDMEKLVSMEDRIGKRLIGQNQAVKAVSDAVRRARSGISDPDKPIGSFIFLGPTGVGKTELAKALAEFLFDTENAVIRVDMTEYMEKHAVSRLIGAPPGYVGYEEGGYLTESVRRRPYSVILFDEIEKAHPDVFNILLQILDDGRLTDGHGKTVDFKNTIIIMTSNIGSHFVLEYANKDHNEMTEKVGEILRGSFKPEFLNRIDETIVFHNLNKEQIKEIVKIQLIHLKKRLETKNILLEVNDDVLNHISEVGYSPDFGARPLKRALQNLIENKLSLSILKGEIIDGSKVEAKMENNEIVFKAN